A stretch of the Acidobacteriota bacterium genome encodes the following:
- a CDS encoding LysM peptidoglycan-binding domain-containing protein, with protein sequence MKGARLLAVLGVLVSAGCASVPAGEQAAAPAPPSPDAVAFAARTQATDLFYRGKAFALAGDADCAREAFRGALETFRAAARPGNGSDTAFAGELWESVAVYRPALDAAARTGEPERAPAEDPRDSLVAAAPTASPEEFEKARREIAAIPSGVSFDIPIVVNEQVLRAVAFYQFRIPLGFATALKRSGRYMDLMRGILKEEGVPEDLVYVAMVESAFKHHAHSRAAAHGFWQFIEGTGRRYGLRRTREYDERSDAVKSTRAAAAYFRDLYEMFGDWHLAMAAYDAGEGRILKGLQRTGARDFWGLAQGSTLLRETRDYVPFVLATALIAKDPARFGFDVVPDPPIAWDSVTITKPVDLGRVAGALGATLPELQLLNSELRTRSTPHGVPSYDLKVPPGTAALVVARLPGLPAAPEVAEKRITVKKGETLTRVAARAGVSVSELCDWNDIPRTARLQKGTVLVVPSRPKNQPREQLAAKSSNPQGEIRAVPTPASAITRASDVGPFTAAPAAATPASPSAAALPARVEIPAEGFAEARAVPASSAAARKVKHTVKPGETLYSLAARYGTTIDAILRENRLRSAQSLRAGQTLTLTLAVLN encoded by the coding sequence ATGAAGGGCGCGCGTCTTCTCGCCGTCCTCGGGGTGCTCGTGTCGGCGGGTTGCGCGTCCGTGCCGGCCGGCGAGCAGGCCGCCGCGCCGGCGCCCCCGTCGCCCGACGCCGTCGCGTTCGCGGCGCGGACCCAGGCGACGGACCTCTTCTACCGCGGCAAGGCCTTCGCCCTTGCGGGCGACGCCGACTGCGCGCGTGAAGCGTTCCGCGGCGCGCTCGAGACCTTCCGCGCGGCGGCCCGCCCCGGCAACGGGTCCGATACCGCGTTCGCGGGCGAGCTGTGGGAAAGCGTCGCCGTCTACCGGCCCGCCCTCGACGCCGCCGCCCGAACCGGCGAACCGGAGCGCGCGCCGGCGGAGGACCCGCGCGACAGCCTCGTGGCCGCGGCGCCGACGGCGAGCCCCGAGGAGTTCGAGAAGGCCCGGAGGGAGATCGCCGCCATCCCCTCGGGCGTCTCGTTCGACATCCCGATCGTCGTGAACGAGCAGGTGCTGCGCGCGGTCGCCTTCTACCAGTTCCGCATCCCGCTCGGCTTCGCGACGGCTCTGAAGCGCAGCGGCCGCTACATGGACCTGATGCGCGGCATCCTGAAGGAAGAGGGCGTCCCCGAGGACCTCGTCTACGTCGCGATGGTCGAGTCCGCCTTCAAGCACCACGCGCACTCGCGCGCCGCGGCGCACGGATTCTGGCAGTTCATCGAAGGCACCGGCCGCCGCTATGGCCTCCGTCGCACGCGCGAATACGACGAGCGCAGCGACGCCGTGAAGTCGACACGCGCCGCGGCCGCGTACTTCCGCGACCTGTACGAGATGTTCGGCGACTGGCACCTCGCGATGGCGGCCTACGACGCCGGCGAGGGCCGGATCCTGAAGGGCCTTCAGCGGACCGGGGCCCGCGACTTCTGGGGACTCGCGCAGGGCTCGACGCTGCTCCGCGAGACGCGCGACTACGTTCCGTTCGTTCTCGCAACCGCGCTCATCGCCAAGGACCCGGCGCGCTTCGGGTTCGACGTCGTGCCCGACCCGCCGATCGCGTGGGACAGCGTGACCATCACGAAGCCGGTCGACCTCGGCCGCGTGGCCGGGGCCCTCGGCGCGACGCTCCCGGAGCTCCAGCTCCTCAACAGCGAGCTCCGGACGCGCTCGACGCCGCACGGCGTCCCGTCGTACGACCTCAAGGTCCCGCCGGGCACCGCGGCGCTCGTCGTCGCCCGGCTGCCCGGCCTTCCCGCCGCGCCCGAGGTCGCCGAAAAGCGGATCACGGTGAAGAAGGGCGAAACGCTGACGAGGGTCGCCGCGCGTGCGGGCGTCTCCGTCTCCGAGTTGTGCGACTGGAACGACATCCCGCGAACCGCGAGGCTCCAGAAGGGGACGGTCCTCGTGGTCCCGTCGCGCCCGAAGAATCAGCCGAGAGAGCAGCTCGCCGCGAAGTCCTCGAACCCGCAGGGAGAGATCCGCGCGGTCCCGACCCCGGCGTCCGCGATCACGCGCGCGTCGGACGTCGGCCCGTTCACGGCGGCGCCCGCCGCGGCGACCCCGGCCTCCCCTTCGGCCGCCGCACTCCCGGCGCGCGTCGAGATCCCGGCGGAGGGATTTGCAGAAGCGCGGGCCGTCCCCGCCAGCAGCGCCGCGGCCCGGAAGGTCAAGCACACGGTCAAGCCCGGCGAAACTCTCTACTCTCTCGCCGCGCGATACGGGACGACGATCGACGCGATCCTCCGCGAGAACCGCCTGCGCTCGGCCCAGTCGCTCCGGGCGGGCCAGACGCTGACCCTCACGCTCGCCGTCCTGAACTGA